The Silene latifolia isolate original U9 population chromosome X, ASM4854445v1, whole genome shotgun sequence genome contains the following window.
AATGTAATCAAATCAGCTAAAACACATTTATCTTCTTTATCTCAACTTACAATCATTGAAATTTAAATCCAACAACTACCCATTAAGTATTTAGCAAATCAAATAAAACCCATGTAATCAATTTAGCTAAAAACATAAATTAATAATAACAAAATTAGAGAAATTAAGAAAAAATATCGGATGTTCAGAGAGAAGATGGGGGTGTGGTGATTTGGGTTTTTTTGGAACGGCAAATACCGCAAAATTGGCAGTAATATCGACGGTTGTCTTTCAAAATGGGTGTTTTTACTGCATCTTGTGCTTCCATGGATGCCGCCTTGGTAGATTTGAGGTGAGTGTACAGTAGAGCTCGAGAAGTGAAACGGGATTATGGGTTTTAATCAGTGAAGCTTGAAGATATGGGTGTGATTTTTAATTAGTAGTGAAATGAGTATGAATAGGAGAAGAAAGTATGAAGAGAAGgttaaaaataaaaagaaaccGGATCAGCAGGTAGCCCTTCCACATAGTTTAGTAAAAGACAACAGATGTAATAGTTCGATATATTGATAGTTAAATTACAatttggagtattttgagaagtacctcaatagtttggagtattctcattaaataaccctttttATTTTGAGGTAGCTGCCATTATATGCAATTTATTTAGAGGGGTCATATAAGGGTATGGGTGCATGCATCTAACCCCAATACCACTCCACTTACAGGAGCCCTTATGACATTGGGGTAGTAGTCTTCTTAGTAGGTCATGATTTACTTCTGATTGCGGGTTTTGATCCTCTGGTATGTCATGTCTTTTCTTAATAATACAAGTAGTTCGCATGGATTTGTTGAACTAGCCAAAAAATGTTCTCTTTGTCTGCAAGTTGCACTTCACGCTGTATGGAGTTCTTTTGTTTTATAGAATAAAGTAGGATGGTCTTGGGTGTGTAGTTCTTTATATCTTGAATATCAGGTCTCAGCTGCATAATCCTGTAAACTGTTTTTCCACTGTATGTTCTCTATCAGTTTGCCTAAATAGTTATCTAATTTTCCAGTGTCTTCCTGTCACTATTGATGTTGGAACAAATAATGAGGAGTTGCTTAAAGACGAGTTCTATATTGGGCTTCGGCAAAGGAGAGCAACTGGGCAGGTGGCGTTTTGTTACATTTTGATTATGTGAAATCAGCTTTTAAATTTAGTTATTTAATTGTTGAAGGTGGAAATTTGCAGGAATATGCCGAGCTCATGGATGAATTTATGACAGCAGCAAAACAAATGTATGGTGAGAAGGTCCTCATTCAGGTAAATTATACAGAGTAGCTTTCTTTTCAGTCTATtcttgttttagtttattttaaTGTATCTTTCTTGGGCAGTTTAGAAACTCTATATCTTACAATCACTAATATTCGTATAAATTATGCAGTTTGAAGATTTTGCAAACCATAACGCGTTTGATCTACTTTCAAAATATGGCAGTACACATCTTGTCTTCAATGATGATATACAGGGAACAGCCTCTGTGGTCCTTTCTGGACTTATAGCGTCACAAAAGTTATTGGGGAAATCATTAGCCGATCACACTTACGTATTCCTTGGCGCTGGAGAGGTACATTTCTTTCACAAAATTTGTTTGGTAATGATTTAAGTGTTCAGATGTTTAATAAGATTGGGTATTAGATGGCTTAAACTTTGTTTCGGTTTACTAGGAACAGTAGTGTCATGTACGTGACAACATCTCATCTGTACCTCCTATCTTCCATGCGTATTTTGTAATTTTACTAAGACGTGCAGTACAATAAAAGCTCCTTGAGGTGCTCTCCATAGTAGGGGAGTAAAAAATGATGTTTTTCTCCTAGAATAGCTTGCTCTGCATTTAAAGTGGGCCACAGGCCTATAGCTTGCCATTCATGTGTTGACTAGTGGTAAGAGAAAGCATTTGTGTTTTTCTAAGTTATTTTATCATGTAAATACGGAGTATAAAAGTGGTTGGACTAAAAATTGAGCTGGAGAGCATGTAAGCAAGCTAGGCTTTTGTGTGTGTAAAATTGCTTATTCTCTCAAAGGTGGGCAGTGTACATGGAGAGCAAAACAAGTGCTCTGCATAGTTTTGCTATTGTACATGGCTACTACATGCTCTAATCGATATATTATACTTTTAGATTACTTTGGTCTACTGGCTGTTAGTATATCTCTGATTACTGAGTAATTCATCTTTCTGATGTTCTAGGCTGGAACTGGCATAGCAGAGCTCATAGCTCTTGAAATTTCAAAGCAGGTAAGGCCACATCTACAAGTTTCATATACTATCAATGCAAGTGTTACTTGGGTAACAAAAATAATGATGCTTATGAATCATGTAGACAAATACACCTCTCGAGGAGGCTCGGAAGAAGATCTGGCTTGTGGACTCCAAGGTTAAAAATTATGCCATCAGTGTTGCCCTTCTTTTAGTTGTTTCTCCCTTGTTTAGTAGTTATGCTTACATGTTGGTTTTAATACCATCAGGGACTTATAGTCAACAATCGAAAGGAATCTCTACAGCATTTCAAGAAGCCGTGGGCTCATGATCACGAACCTACAAAGGGACTCTTAAATGCTGTTAAGGTGAGTTGCTTATACAAAGTCTCAGAAAACACACATTCTCTCATTTGAGACTGGTTATTAATAAGATTATGACGAGATTAAGCCATATTGCGAGTAGTTTTATCTTTAAATCAGTTAGTGGCGTTTTTTTAGAATATCATTTTTTATCTGACTACTGATAACATGGTCGCCCATTTCCTTCCCTTGTATGTAGGCCTTGAAGCCTACAGTTTTGATAGGCTCATCGGGGGTCGGAAGAACATTTACCAAGGAGGTGGTCGAGGCAATGACTGCATTTAATGAGGTATTCTtttgatttatttatatttcTCGCTCTATTAGTCATTGAAATGCTGATCAAATTTTCTGAATCGTATCCCAATCCATCTTTCATGCAGAGACCTGTAATTCTCGCCTTGTCTAATCCGACTTCACAGTCGGAGTGCACGGCTGAGGAAGCTTATACATGGAGCAAGGTAAATAGAAATAGATTAAATTTGCAATTTTCACTTTGTTATTTTGAGTGTCGCTTAAGGTAATGAATAAAAAAATTCACCTTCTGTTTCATCTTGTTTAGGGCCGAGCAATATTTGCCAGTGGAAGCCCATTCGATCCTGTTGAATATGAAGCTAAGACTTATACATCTGGACAGGTTCTTACTGGTGATTCAAAACGTTGTGCAAGTTTTTATCAAGAAGTAACTGTAATTGATATTGTTTGTTTTTTTCCCCAGTCAAATAATGCATACATCTTCCCCGGCTTAGGACTTGGCTTGATAATTTCGGGTGCAATCCGGGTTCATGATGACATGCTCTTAGCTGCCTGTAAGTGTGTTCAGATTACTAGTTCTCCCGACTTAGGCCTGCTCGAATGTTTTGTTACCCTAATCTTTTCATGTTGATTTTTGGCCCTAGAGGGCTCCGCATGAGGGAGAGTTGTGGCTAATCAACCAGGATAGGGGTATAGTTTTAGACCTCTTTATAGAATCGCTTCAAGTCACTGGAACGAGCTCACTTTATTGGAATAAAAAAATTGGACTATTAACGGAAGAGGGAAGACAAAAGGGAAGACTAATAGAGTATAAGTGGTGAAATGAGGCAATTCATGATTTGGCTGCTATTGGAGACCCCTCTTCTAGATACGGCTTAGGCGAGGATGGTTCGTATGAAATTTGAATTATGGTATTAGTCTCTAATTCTTGAAATACTAGGTATATAGTGGAAACCGGGATTTAGGGATATGTGCTTTTGACTAAGAGGAGGGAGAGTCCCTAGAAGGAAGTGGAAAGTATGTACGAGTAGTAATGAATTCGAAGGAAATGAAGGTAATGGATGGTAAAGCGTGACAATATCCACCAGATATTCTCTCTACCAAATGATAATAACAAAACATCTCCAAATTACTCCCTTCGTAATGCAGTGGTCTCttcgtttttttttatttccACATTCAAGTAAAAAAATTCAAGATGGCCCCATTGCCTCAAGGTCTCTCATGAGTAGAAGACTAAGGTAGAATATATTAGGACCAAAAATAAAAGTGGACAACACTTAAATTACACCACACCCACCTTAACCAGTTAACACCAACACCCCCTCAACCATTACAACCGAAGCCCACCCATTCTCTAACCTCTTTAACACTCTCCCACCACCTATTACAGCCTTAAATCACACCACACCCACCTTAACCAGTTAACACCAACACCCCCTCAACCATTACAACCGAAGCCCACCCATTCTCTAACCTCTTTAACACTCTCCCACCACCTATTACAGCCGCATCCTGAACAACCCCAGCTTGGTAGTAAGTTGCAAGAGTAGTAACATTGTTTTTTAAAAGGTAGTATTCCGTAAGTTTTGAGAATAAAAACCAGTTTTCCCTAGTACAAATAATGCTTACAGTGTATTTGGATGTGGATCTTTGTTGCTGACACATGATTTCAACATACTAAGTGCCATGGATGTAACATATTTGTTTACAGCGGAAGCATTGGCAGCCCAGGTAACTGAAGAGCACTTAGCTAAGGGTCTATTGTACCCTCCATTTAAGGACATCCGAAAAATCTCAGCCCAGATTGCAGCTTGTGTGGCCGCTAAAGCATATGAACTTGGTGAGTTTCTCCTTATTAGCGCTTCTTGATGATGTCATGGAAGCTGGAAAGTGTGTCTTGTACAAATTACGAGAACAGAGGTTCTTTTACACCGAAAAACTAAAAATTGTCTTTTAGGAAATTTCTATATTATAGAAGTGACTATAGAACATATGATGGCCCCTGCTCTTAAATGAAAATTCTTGTTTTGATTTTCGCTGCTTTCTTTCAGGTCTTGCAACTAGGCTCCCACAACCGGAAAATCTGGTTAAGTACGCTGAGAGCTGCATGTACAGCCCTTCTTACAGACCCTACCGTTAAAATTATCTGGGGCTACTTCTTTGATTTCTTGTCAAGTTTTTCTTGCCAAGTTTATTCTGGCGGTTCGATCAACTAGTTGGCCTTTTAGTGTGATATTAGGACAGTGAAACCTTGAAGTGGTGAAGCTGTATTTATGTAAAACAATGAtaaaaagatgatgatgatgatgatgaacatCCTAAAAGTAAACATTTAAGGTTTTTTAATGCAAAATATTTTAGAATTTAGccattttttttatgtaatagtAAACAAGCATTGTAAGATTCCATGCATTCGATAATTGGGATGCAAATATGCAATGCTTTGATGAATTTCTTAGTTAATTTTCTGAATTTTCGTTTCATAAGAAACATATTGGGACCTCACCATGAATTCTCATATGAGACACTCTTACTATATTTGAAGATACTCGTATCTGTAGACAATTTCTACCAAACACCCGATGATAATAAGAAGTTGACATGATTTTATATTATTGAACAAGTTTGCCACCTAAGGTGCTAGAGTAATGCGATattcataaataaaatatttcatttAGTCTCTTAATATTTAGAATTATTCTCTCGAGTAAAAATAGTCTTTTATCGAGTTATAGTAGTTATTAAATAATTTATTGAGTAAAAATCGTCTCAATATATGCCTTGTCGCCTCATTTTAAatatgagtaattaactagccCATGGTTGGTGGTAGTTACTAATTATAAGTACACTATATGACAATTAACAATTAAATACGTAGGTAACAAAATAATATTTCCTTCTTCCCACTAGATAGTTTACTTGCAATCGTTTTATACACGATTATTAAGAGGAGAGGAATGAGTTtacaattaataaaaaaaaataaaaaacaacttgAAATGAAGAGGAAAAGTAACAGTCCATAACCACATGGGTTGACAGAAAAGTGAAAACTTTTGGCGAGGACATAGGGAATATTATTAGAATTTGTTGGTTAATTGGGGTTATTTAGCAAATTAATTGGGAATTTAGGGTTCGTTTCAAACTATTTTGGCCCAATAAATCCATGTCaccatttttatttttatttttttccctGATCAGGTAAAGTCGTTGGAGAAACCAACGGCTATATTGTTTTCACTACATTCCATTAAGCTGGTGCCATAAAAGTTAATTCAAATAGAGATCGGACAAAACCGATGGGATAGGCAGCGACTTCAGTACTGAACTCAATAACAGAAGTTGCTGTAAAGTTCTAATTTTGCTTCCACTATAAGCCGTTGAGGATCCTCGCGGGTTATGTattgtattaaaaaaaaaaagcaatttcTCTCTCATTAATTCTCATATACATGAAAGACTCGAAATCCccaaaataaaagacaaaccCTAGTTTTCGAAAAACCAACATTCTCACCCAATTTCTACCAAATTTCAATCAACTACATCTCTATCATCCTCAATTCATCTAAAATTCAACTCAAGGTACtaattattatattttaatttagcattgttgattagctttagttgATTTTGCCCATAGTTTATTAAATTATTGTTAGCTTAGTTTAGAAGTTTAGTTGTTCAACTTATTAGTTTACTTGTTTAACTTAGTATTTTACTACTCCCTTCTATTCAgcctaatgttcccctttctctaatatatgtgactctaatatatgtgaggagtattataatgaaaggggaacattaggctgaatagaagggagtataaTTTTACAATGGAGATAAATAATTACCCATTACCTTGTTGGTGGAATGGTGAAACAGTGGTAAATCTTGAAGATGTTAGCTATAATAAGGGTGGTTCTGAAAGTTTTGTTACACTTAATAGTAATATTAGTTTTAATGAGCTCAAGAGTGAAATATATGAGTCTTTAGAGATAGATAAAAAAATTTGAGCTTAATATCAAAATGAAATTCCCAAGTATAAGAGGTTATAAAGTATTATCCTTGAGTAATGATCGTAGTTTGAAAACTATATGGGCAAGTGTATGTCAATCAAAAGCCGCATCGATGGATTTGTTTATTGAGTTGACGCCTCTTGAAAAAGCTTTTGAAATTACTCAAACAACATTACAACCCTCTAATTTGTCATTCACAAATATGCTTAGTCAAGTTGAGGATCCCAATTGGTATGTGTCTTTACCGAATATATCAAGATTCATGCTATAGATGTTGACAAGGTAAATATGTGGTATAAATCAAGTGTGGCTCCATTTAAGAATGGTGGGGAGTTTAGTGTTGGCAAGAATTTGCAAGAAAAGAGATTTTGCTATAAGTTGTCACATCATACAACGTCCTTAGAAACCAAGTTTATAAAACTACCGAATCAAAACCTCACACCGTGACGTTTAAATGTAGTAGAAAACCCTTAGCTTGTACTTGGTATTTAAGAGCGAGTAAATTTTTTTTCAATAGATGTCTTCACAATTGTGTCATACAAAGGTTCTCATGAAGCGTCTTGTGTGGTTCGCAAACCATCTCTTGATCATCCAAACATACATGGGAAGCATCTCGTGAAAGAAGATTGTGGGGTTAAGGTGAGTTTGTTAatataacacccccatctaccaagtagccttaacaagaccttccctagcagataagggcactaccatctcggttgcctgaggaatagtaaatatcataacgtcaataaaagaacaattatgtttattacaagtttaactCAATAAAAGAAAAGGTACAACTGATAACAACAACTATCAACTACGGTGATACTATCCATGCCATGACTCAGTGATAAACTCGTCCCTCCAAAGCACCCAGttaagctccacatatcaacacctgctaagccagactgctcaccataatggatcacggcagacacaacacaagaagaaacatagacaacaccacacaaggtcagtaactgaagaaataCAAAACACAAAGTACGGCATACACAAACCCAACTCCACCTCCAATCACCCATCAAGCATCTGACTACCCGAAGGTAAAGTcttgccagaatatccatcgcaacagatattccacaccaccagtggggggCCGCTGTCTttcccacctaagtcccgctcatctccatcgagcgcaTAACCCatgtctattaatgtgcacatccccctggcgggaaccacaaggggcgaattaaGGGCGTGGATCCATTCCcgagatgactccactcagccgaggacgcacctcgcgaacccctgacaatcaacaacaaccagcCACAATAACAATGTAAAAAAAACCAATAACAACTAACAACACAACCAACAtaccaacaatcaacaatactgagtaggaaagcCTACCTTTAGCAATCGGCAGCAACACCGCATACAACCCTATgacgacaagcaaccaccattaACACCTATTATAAACAGTATCGCAAACCTTATTACTAACAAACATAACCACAAGCAAaactaaggaagacgatgatgatgatgatgacttacttATGCTCGGCGTTCCGACGACAAGATCGCTACCCGACTCGTGCCTCACATCCTATGGTGCCTCAAATCATAAAAGGGGTCCAAATATAAAGGTTGGTGAAGGAGAGAAAGGTCTCgacgattaggtttaggaagaaatgaaatgaaaactgattttgggttcacgacttcacgatttatattttGCCGATGAactcgacttactcgatcgagtatgggacttactcgatcgagtggcctctactcaatTAAGTCACTGGGCTACTGgatcgagtagcctacgctaGATCGAGCTTCCTAATACCAAAGATTATCATAACGTAAGATCGAACTAATAAGGTTTTCAGAGGTCtagacatgtgtctaaggtcagtcaacgacggtcaacgggtccctaacggggcgggtattacagtcttccccccttaaaaagaaatttgtccccgaagttcaactcatcgtcTCTCACAACCCAAGATGCAACGTAACTTAAGGTAACCGAcgacaactcatcccgacaagaaCAATTTTAGCCATTCCCAACATACCACCCAACTGCCCATGCCAACTACTACTACTCATCATCATCTACTTCCGCGAATGTGATCATCAAACACAACTTCCTTTCGAGTCATGAACCacgttgaagagtctatcgatccgaaatactcaaggggggaggggtgaattgaggattaaaatttttacctactttttcgattgtatatgtataattaattatttaaagtttattgattaaactttaactaattaactaattaatgaataagaacgaaataaacaaacgaacgaaagagagagacgcacagtttttgaagtggttcagttttacaaatcgaaacctacgtccactattctcgattaataaatttagtacctttcgacggattacaaatttactaacccaactcgtacaactaaccctagttgtaactcaagtgagtaccgttaaatactcaagTGACTAACTTacactaataagaaagcacttaatgattctactaaaagtacacgttaatgaacgagtaataAATCAATtcagcactattatcttataacgataactaaagaacgaatgcacaagtttataaacacacgacctttttcgaaaatagcaaaacggttttctttctttgaaacacacggtttttgctgttaaaaataaaatcaatttatgCTTAAAGGTCTTACCTTTAAATGTTGCAAGTgtaaagtatttatagtagaTTAGGAAGCAAGGCACACGGTTTTCTCaaaaaccctagaggccgaaatatagatatgtaaacaaatcatatctttattatttctttccttaaaaccctaagagataatagagaatattccaaaacataaaatataaattattcttctattatcttttccataaatcttaagatatggtaagattttccataacaaaaaatATCTTTATCACAAATTACCAAATCAAGCTAAAacataaaagatatgttaagagaataaaatcttaacaacaATAGCTTTTATCCCTTAGGTTTACACGGAACaaacacggctcatatgcctcgtttttcgtgaaaaccctagcttgaaGTTAAGTCagattttagggtttaagagtatgctttattaaaaccctaattagtaatatggctcaactcataagttgatccaacataattactaaccataggtttaaaataaaaccacacttTATATGAATATGGACTtccttattaaataaatacttttgctagaacatttaaaagaaacaaaaaatatttttcaaaaacaattttgaaaacatCTTAAGTCGTGTaatataaactcagcatctcaatgttatagtagaagagctataacattgagctctttcacaagtaatgttatagttgttaagctataactttaccagtataagaaattcattcttatgttaccattacgagataatcacctatactattctaatcttcttaggagatcttcgagcatagtctacttcattatccaagcagcttgattaatctttagacgagctTCGTCTTCTCATAATGCTTGAATATCTCTTCCACAATCTTGATTcgtaattgagggcttgatcataacattgtcttgtatactttcatcacaattttCTAAGCTTGACAAATAGTAAGTCTAATCTAaagggactaaacaaacgattacgcgcaacgagtatataaaaagtaaagcactcttgacatcatcaaaacataaacataatggcaagtctcctaaaattgtgactaagtataaagttccccctcaatataataccgtcatcttaataataaagatcaatgTAAGATTAAGACGATTAACACAAAACCGAAACTtaaaaggactttaagagacaatcggtcttgacaaggagcaagatgaggtagatgcttaccatagacgttctttccccctcttgacatcatcgaaaagataagaacaaacataaaatgactagaataatataagacgagacaagagataagaacGATATAAGAAATAAATAGACCATAGATAAACATAAGTACCTAGAAATTAAAGTAGCACACAAACTAAAAGAAAACATGTCtaaagccaaatgggccgaataacAACATGTTTTTGAactacttgggccataaccacaagtagaTTTCCATAATGGGCCGAATGGTAGAGTTGTGCAAAATACACCATTAGAAAAGCAAAAGAACTAAGAGCTAATAAAGGAAAGTGCTAAAACAGGCTATAGGTAAGGCAAGGTTAAATTtgacgggtcttatacgggttaacATAATCGGGACGAGTGCGATGTTCCAAGGCATCAAGACGATCAAAAGAGCTCCTCACAAGCGTAGTTTGAGCTTGAAGGCTCCTTTTAAAGTTAAGAACTTTCAACGACAAAGCTTTTGTCGCCTCCAAAGTAAGAGATTGATCGGCCGCCATTGCTTTCCCGTGCATAACCAATGCACCTCCTTGACTTGTGATAAAAGAGAGACGATCTCCGTGttggaacacttccccacgaattgccttcaactccctcttAAAGCCCATAAGCCTTTTATCAACCCCGTCCATCCATGAACAAACCGAGCACTATCCAACCCAACATTTGAGGACCGTGAAGGCCCAACCCGAGACATGGCCTTGGTTAATGCCGTGGTGTGCTCCTCAAGTTTTGGCATCAAAGAACCCATAAAACTTTCCAACTTAGCTTCCATAGCTCCCAAACCAACACCACTAGAATTT
Protein-coding sequences here:
- the LOC141623649 gene encoding NADP-dependent malic enzyme-like, with the protein product MMSLQITTNLSNIACGSGRNLGPTRLPARGPVVVRVAVGPSQGRSSDGNGVVLTEEAKEGVIEVIDKSTVVSGGVEDVYGEDSATEDQIVTPWALSVASGYSLLRDPRHNKGLAFTEKERDAHYLRGLLPPTIVSQPLQVKKMIHNIRQYDVPLQKYVAMMDLQEMNEKLFYRLLIDNVEELLPVVYTPTVGEACQKYGCIFKQPQGLFISLKEKGGVLEVLKNWPEKHIQVIVVTDGERILGLGDLGCQGMGIPVGKLALYTALGGIRPSACLPVTIDVGTNNEELLKDEFYIGLRQRRATGQEYAELMDEFMTAAKQMYGEKVLIQFEDFANHNAFDLLSKYGSTHLVFNDDIQGTASVVLSGLIASQKLLGKSLADHTYVFLGAGEAGTGIAELIALEISKQTNTPLEEARKKIWLVDSKGLIVNNRKESLQHFKKPWAHDHEPTKGLLNAVKALKPTVLIGSSGVGRTFTKEVVEAMTAFNERPVILALSNPTSQSECTAEEAYTWSKGRAIFASGSPFDPVEYEAKTYTSGQSNNAYIFPGLGLGLIISGAIRVHDDMLLAASEALAAQVTEEHLAKGLLYPPFKDIRKISAQIAACVAAKAYELGLATRLPQPENLVKYAESCMYSPSYRPYR